One genomic region from Anabaena sp. PCC 7108 encodes:
- a CDS encoding MBL fold metallo-hydrolase produces the protein MRDDLSLSSHPDTGEAPSELECFPYSVQHQDEGLCLLVRMGPHRILLDCGLADISLLTGELTKSTARGSELPADVVLVSHAHPDHARGLLGLNQAFPHLPIYASEVTSKLLPLNWPEQEPEGIPAFCQALPLRSPIEIQENLVVELFPAGHMPGAVAILLTYHTQHRDYKLLYTGDFFLSNSRLVDGLRLEELRGLDLDVLLIEGSYGTSRHPHRRNQENQLAERIHRAITASASEAIADHYSVILPTPALGLGQELLMLLRSHHHFTGRDLDIWVDGAVAAGCDAYLELLSHLPASVQNFARHQPLFWDERVRPRVRRLKAENLATLGSSPCILLTDSTADLAKYCQPNTGPWLILLPEKIDIKVNQEYLAKTTVESYLMAQHSDGPGTTQLIHNLRPQHVVFVHGSPAYLADLTSLEELQNRYHVHSPAAGILVELPIGETFLQPAAPETNYEGELTELGTVITITLPDAITADQRWRQFADTGLIEARWQGEELVLRGLSQRELLNQNKDRCTWSELECCGTCRYQRGQRCWNAAAPLYNFKVTLEGYCPAFERLSNHES, from the coding sequence ATGAGGGATGATCTGTCGTTATCCTCTCACCCTGATACTGGGGAAGCGCCTAGTGAATTAGAGTGTTTTCCCTACAGTGTCCAACATCAGGATGAAGGCTTATGTTTATTAGTGCGGATGGGACCACACCGCATTTTGTTAGATTGTGGTTTGGCGGATATTTCATTGCTGACGGGAGAATTGACTAAATCGACAGCGCGGGGTTCCGAGCTACCAGCAGATGTAGTATTAGTTAGTCATGCTCACCCAGATCATGCTAGAGGTTTGCTGGGGCTAAATCAAGCTTTTCCGCATTTACCAATTTATGCCAGTGAAGTAACTAGTAAGTTATTGCCGCTAAATTGGCCAGAACAAGAGCCTGAAGGAATTCCGGCATTTTGTCAGGCGCTGCCGTTGCGATCGCCTATAGAAATTCAAGAGAATCTGGTGGTAGAATTATTCCCTGCTGGTCATATGCCAGGGGCGGTGGCTATTCTGCTGACTTATCATACCCAGCACCGAGATTACAAATTACTTTACACAGGGGATTTTTTCTTATCCAATTCCCGGCTAGTAGATGGATTACGGTTGGAGGAATTGCGGGGATTAGATTTAGATGTGCTGCTAATTGAAGGTAGCTATGGCACATCTCGCCATCCCCACCGCCGCAATCAAGAAAATCAACTAGCTGAAAGAATTCATCGCGCCATTACCGCCAGTGCGTCAGAGGCGATCGCAGATCATTATTCTGTGATTCTCCCTACACCTGCTTTAGGGTTAGGTCAAGAACTACTGATGCTGTTACGCTCTCATCACCATTTTACCGGACGAGACTTAGATATTTGGGTGGATGGGGCTGTTGCTGCTGGCTGCGATGCCTATTTAGAACTTTTATCTCATCTACCGGCATCAGTCCAGAACTTTGCTCGTCATCAACCTTTATTTTGGGATGAACGAGTCCGTCCCCGTGTGCGGCGGTTGAAGGCAGAAAATCTAGCGACTCTGGGCAGTTCACCCTGTATTCTCCTCACTGACTCTACAGCGGATTTGGCGAAATACTGCCAGCCGAACACAGGCCCTTGGCTGATTCTGCTGCCAGAAAAAATTGATATAAAAGTTAATCAAGAATATTTAGCAAAGACTACTGTTGAAAGCTATCTGATGGCTCAACATAGTGATGGACCAGGTACAACACAGCTAATTCATAATTTACGTCCCCAGCACGTTGTTTTTGTTCACGGTTCTCCTGCCTACTTAGCCGACTTGACTAGCTTAGAAGAGCTACAAAATCGTTATCATGTGCATTCTCCGGCGGCTGGTATTTTAGTAGAACTGCCCATTGGTGAGACATTTTTACAACCAGCTGCTCCAGAAACTAATTATGAAGGCGAGTTAACAGAGTTGGGAACAGTAATTACAATCACCCTCCCCGATGCGATTACAGCTGATCAACGTTGGCGACAATTTGCAGATACAGGTTTAATAGAAGCCCGTTGGCAAGGGGAAGAATTAGTCTTGCGGGGGTTGTCTCAACGAGAACTGCTCAACCAAAATAAAGATCGCTGTACATGGTCTGAACTAGAATGCTGTGGTACGTGCCGATACCAAAGAGGACAGCGGTGTTGGAATGCCGCCGCCCCATTGTATAACTTCAAAGTTACCCTTGAAGGTTATTGTCCAGCCTTTGAGAGGCTATCTAATCATGAGTCTTGA
- a CDS encoding DUF6679 family protein: protein MLHRKIYQLCCDGREVCVFLRDQQRWIERARIIDIEGDLVTLRYETDEEDEVCSWEEMVRLESIGAVTQKLASVPRGNVEPLMTEDCPEAERIRNPYTDSNPD from the coding sequence ATGCTACACCGCAAGATTTATCAACTGTGTTGCGACGGGCGGGAGGTATGTGTTTTTTTGCGGGATCAGCAACGCTGGATAGAGCGGGCCCGCATCATCGATATAGAGGGTGATTTAGTGACTCTACGCTATGAAACAGACGAAGAAGACGAAGTTTGTTCTTGGGAAGAGATGGTTCGCCTAGAAAGCATTGGCGCTGTAACGCAAAAATTAGCTTCCGTACCACGGGGTAATGTGGAACCTCTCATGACTGAAGATTGTCCTGAGGCGGAGCGTATCCGCAACCCATACACAGACTCAAATCCAGACTAA
- a CDS encoding Nif3-like dinuclear metal center hexameric protein: protein MKIADLINWFEEWANPAWCESWDNCGWQIEPGVLPEEARVLVCLTPTLAVMQEAISLNANLIFAHHPLIFHPLKSLCTGEALTEMVRLSFTHKIGVYSAHTNFDQVKDGTADVLAQMLQLQAVSPIVPTQAGLGYGRVGMLEPSLTLQELLTTIQTRLNPPKLIFSPTADLQQKISRVAVLGGSGAGFISEVVKTKAQAYLTSDCKFHQFQESRDKELILIDAGHYATERPACDRLVQKFQTLNLDWVQLSQRDEDFRQFLP from the coding sequence ATGAAAATTGCTGATTTAATTAACTGGTTTGAAGAATGGGCAAATCCCGCTTGGTGTGAAAGCTGGGATAATTGTGGTTGGCAGATTGAACCAGGTGTATTGCCGGAAGAAGCAAGGGTGTTGGTGTGTTTGACTCCAACGTTAGCGGTAATGCAAGAAGCGATATCTCTGAATGCTAATCTGATTTTTGCCCATCATCCTCTGATTTTTCATCCCCTCAAATCTTTATGCACTGGGGAAGCACTTACAGAAATGGTGCGGTTATCTTTTACTCACAAAATTGGTGTATATAGCGCTCATACAAATTTTGATCAGGTAAAAGATGGCACAGCGGATGTTTTAGCACAAATGCTACAACTGCAAGCAGTATCTCCCATAGTCCCTACCCAAGCAGGTTTAGGTTATGGACGTGTAGGAATGCTGGAACCATCTCTGACTTTACAGGAATTATTGACCACCATTCAAACTCGACTGAATCCGCCAAAGTTGATTTTTTCCCCTACGGCTGATTTGCAGCAAAAGATTTCACGAGTTGCGGTTTTGGGTGGTTCGGGTGCAGGTTTTATTTCCGAAGTTGTCAAAACCAAAGCTCAAGCTTATCTTACCTCTGATTGTAAGTTCCATCAATTCCAAGAAAGTAGAGACAAGGAACTCATTCTTATAGATGCTGGACATTATGCCACTGAACGCCCAGCGTGCGATCGCTTGGTACAAAAATTCCAAACTCTCAACTTAGATTGGGTGCAATTAAGTCAAAGGGATGAGGATTTCCGGCAGTTTTTACCCTGA
- a CDS encoding secondary thiamine-phosphate synthase enzyme YjbQ, whose protein sequence is MTHYQKLLKVSTTGKSFQNITAKIAAIVAESGVKTGLCTLFLRHTSASLVIQENADPDVLIDLANFMAKLVPEGNHYIHDAEGADDMPGHIRTVLTHTSEQIPINNGYLVLGTWQGIYIWEHRQRSQTRELVVHISG, encoded by the coding sequence ATGACACATTACCAAAAATTATTGAAAGTTTCCACTACTGGGAAATCATTTCAAAACATTACCGCCAAAATCGCCGCCATAGTTGCCGAATCAGGAGTAAAAACTGGACTTTGTACTTTATTTTTGCGTCACACTTCTGCCAGTTTAGTCATTCAAGAAAATGCAGATCCTGATGTATTAATAGATTTAGCAAATTTCATGGCTAAATTAGTCCCAGAAGGCAACCATTATATCCATGATGCCGAAGGTGCAGATGATATGCCAGGCCATATTCGCACAGTTTTAACTCATACTTCCGAACAAATACCTATTAATAATGGTTATTTAGTGTTGGGAACATGGCAAGGCATCTATATTTGGGAACATCGTCAGCGCAGTCAAACAAGAGAGTTGGTAGTTCACATTTCTGGATAA
- a CDS encoding aminotransferase class V-fold PLP-dependent enzyme — translation MLHHHRAQFPALGNKVYFNYGGQGPMPQGAMDAITQTQAHIQDIGPFGTEAYAWISPQMQTTRQAIASVLNVPFDTITLTGNVTIGCNIGMWGINWQAGDHLLLSDCEHPGVIATAQEISRRFAVEVSICPLKATLNEGDPLSIIAENLRPNTRLVVLSHVLWNTGQVLPLDKIVEICRNNNSLLLVDAAQSVGVLPLNLTELGVDFYAFTGHKWLCGPAGVGGLYVRPEARESLQPTFIGLDGIITNIQAQPVNWQPDGRRYEVSTLATPLYVGLREAIAIHQKWGTAAERYEQICHNSEYLWRKLTNLPEVKCLKNSPPESGLVSFQLANNQPSLKLVQFLEAQKILTRTIANPNCIRVSVHYLTLESEIDQLITAIKQFTIQN, via the coding sequence ATGTTGCATCACCATCGCGCCCAATTTCCGGCTTTAGGGAATAAGGTTTATTTTAATTATGGTGGACAAGGACCAATGCCTCAAGGGGCTATGGATGCTATTACCCAAACTCAAGCTCATATTCAGGATATTGGTCCGTTTGGAACTGAGGCTTATGCTTGGATTTCACCCCAAATGCAAACTACTAGGCAAGCGATCGCTTCTGTGTTAAATGTACCATTTGACACGATTACTCTCACGGGTAATGTCACAATTGGCTGTAATATTGGGATGTGGGGTATCAATTGGCAAGCTGGTGATCATCTATTACTCTCTGATTGTGAACACCCCGGAGTAATTGCTACTGCTCAGGAAATTAGCCGCAGATTCGCTGTAGAAGTTTCTATTTGTCCCCTGAAGGCAACTTTAAATGAGGGTGATCCTCTCTCTATTATTGCCGAAAATTTACGCCCCAATACCAGGCTTGTGGTTTTAAGTCATGTCTTGTGGAATACAGGACAAGTTTTGCCTCTTGACAAAATTGTCGAAATATGCAGGAATAACAATTCTTTGCTGTTGGTAGATGCTGCACAATCGGTGGGTGTTCTACCTTTAAATTTAACGGAATTGGGTGTAGATTTCTATGCTTTCACCGGTCATAAGTGGTTATGCGGTCCTGCTGGTGTTGGTGGTTTGTATGTGCGTCCAGAAGCGAGAGAAAGTTTGCAACCGACTTTTATCGGTTTGGACGGAATAATTACCAATATTCAAGCGCAACCAGTTAATTGGCAACCAGATGGGCGAAGATATGAAGTGTCTACCCTAGCAACTCCATTGTATGTGGGATTAAGGGAAGCGATCGCAATCCATCAAAAATGGGGAACAGCAGCAGAACGATATGAGCAAATTTGCCATAATAGTGAATATCTTTGGCGTAAATTGACAAATTTACCGGAAGTTAAATGTTTAAAGAACTCCCCACCCGAAAGCGGTTTAGTATCTTTTCAACTTGCCAACAATCAGCCTAGTTTGAAGTTAGTACAATTTTTAGAAGCGCAAAAAATCTTAACTCGAACAATTGCTAATCCAAATTGTATCCGCGTCAGCGTTCATTATCTAACTTTAGAATCAGAAATTGACCAATTAATCACAGCAATCAAACAATTCACAATTCAAAATTAA
- a CDS encoding TM0106 family RecB-like putative nuclease, whose product MLINAENLLQYQRCKRRPFLDTHGDYNQRVVTHELLVKVQQDKIAHQQSVMENLEYHQPEYPRKNWQAGAAATIELMQQGVDFIHRGVLLANYVDKYTLLSRPDLLVKQPGKSWLGDWVYVPLDIQLGKRPKQEYQVVAAFHAEILAALQENIHQEAWLILRNKDSTYVVDVDKWIPQMLEILAEYVQMIESPEPPEVFIARQKCNLCHWYNHCYAIAQSQEHLSLLPGVTPIRYTQLQALSTTTLEALANTSSSSLENLIGFDADVASKLIVQAKSTFTKQPLVLPYPLPGEELTFTAPIELYFDIEAQPDLNLNYLLGVLVVDRQANSEQFYSFLAETPAQEELIWQQFLDLVWQYPQAPVYHFCAYEFDTVKRLARLYRTPHTSVQPILNRFVDIYEQLTQSVALPIESYALKAIARWLGFEWRDKEASGAKCIYWYDQWLETSDRTLLELIQRYNEDDCRATRKVKDWLVNFFQNEYARHLA is encoded by the coding sequence ATGTTAATCAATGCTGAAAACCTACTCCAATATCAACGCTGTAAACGGCGGCCTTTTTTAGATACTCACGGTGACTATAACCAACGAGTAGTTACCCATGAATTGCTGGTGAAAGTACAACAAGACAAAATTGCTCATCAGCAGAGTGTAATGGAAAACTTGGAGTATCACCAACCTGAATATCCCCGAAAAAACTGGCAAGCCGGCGCAGCAGCAACCATAGAATTAATGCAGCAAGGGGTTGATTTCATTCATCGCGGAGTGTTATTAGCCAATTATGTAGACAAATATACCTTACTGAGTCGTCCAGATTTACTTGTCAAACAACCAGGAAAATCATGGCTTGGAGATTGGGTTTATGTTCCCTTGGATATTCAACTAGGTAAACGTCCTAAACAAGAATATCAAGTTGTTGCGGCTTTTCACGCCGAAATTTTGGCGGCTTTACAGGAAAATATACATCAAGAAGCTTGGCTGATTTTGCGGAATAAAGACTCGACCTATGTGGTAGATGTGGATAAATGGATACCACAAATGCTGGAGATTTTGGCGGAGTATGTTCAAATGATAGAGTCACCAGAACCGCCAGAGGTATTTATTGCTCGGCAAAAATGCAATCTCTGTCACTGGTATAATCATTGTTATGCGATCGCACAATCTCAAGAACATCTTTCCCTATTGCCTGGTGTAACACCGATTCGCTACACTCAACTACAAGCTTTATCGACTACTACACTGGAAGCATTGGCGAATACGAGTTCTAGCAGTTTAGAAAACTTGATTGGGTTTGATGCTGATGTTGCATCTAAATTAATAGTCCAAGCAAAATCAACTTTTACCAAGCAGCCCCTAGTCTTACCATACCCTCTTCCTGGAGAAGAACTGACATTTACAGCTCCAATCGAGCTATATTTCGATATTGAAGCCCAACCAGATTTAAACTTAAATTACCTGTTAGGGGTTTTGGTAGTGGATAGACAAGCTAACAGCGAACAGTTTTATTCATTTTTAGCAGAAACACCAGCCCAAGAAGAATTGATTTGGCAGCAATTTCTAGATTTAGTCTGGCAATATCCCCAAGCCCCAGTATATCATTTTTGCGCTTATGAATTTGATACCGTCAAACGGTTAGCAAGACTTTACCGCACACCGCACACTTCAGTACAGCCCATACTCAATCGCTTTGTAGATATTTATGAACAATTAACCCAAAGCGTTGCTTTACCAATCGAAAGTTATGCTTTAAAAGCGATCGCACGTTGGTTAGGATTTGAGTGGCGTGATAAAGAAGCTAGTGGTGCTAAATGTATCTACTGGTATGATCAATGGTTAGAAACAAGCGATCGCACTTTACTAGAACTCATCCAACGATACAACGAAGACGACTGCCGCGCCACCCGTAAAGTTAAAGATTGGCTAGTCAACTTTTTTCAGAACGAATATGCTAGACATTTGGCGTAA
- a CDS encoding esterase-like activity of phytase family protein, with the protein MQLLKKLWKPPPVIYFLILITIITLFISNFASASVIVSGIEFIGEATLPTGLSFQKTEVGGLSGITYDDKTDLYYAISDDRGEKAPPRFYTLKIDLSQGKLTKNGVIPVAVTTLLNANNQPFTKGITDTEGIALTKKSTVFIASEGDVQQLINPFIQEFSLASGQLKTTLPIPDKFLPDPRGKKGVRNNLAFESLTITPDENSLFTASENALIQDGEAAKSGSGTPCRILQYNLLTNQPEKEFLYPTEPVTPVFNLTGRFASGLPDLLALDNQGHLLTIERSFTGLGFAIFLFQVSLDNADDIHNINSMVAVDTPLVQPVTKKLLLDLQTLDVALDNIEGLTLGAKLPDGEPSLILISDNNFNGLQTTQILAFKLKIASPLTKFWNLLQIHGTQ; encoded by the coding sequence ATGCAGCTTCTTAAAAAACTCTGGAAACCGCCACCAGTTATTTACTTTCTCATCCTGATTACAATTATTACATTATTTATCAGTAATTTTGCATCTGCATCAGTGATAGTATCTGGCATCGAATTTATTGGTGAAGCCACCTTACCTACTGGTTTATCCTTCCAAAAAACCGAAGTTGGAGGATTATCAGGAATTACCTATGATGATAAAACCGACCTTTATTATGCCATCTCCGATGACCGAGGAGAAAAAGCACCTCCGCGTTTTTATACACTCAAAATAGACCTTAGCCAGGGTAAACTCACAAAAAATGGAGTTATACCTGTAGCAGTAACTACCCTCTTAAATGCTAATAATCAACCTTTCACAAAAGGGATTACAGATACAGAAGGTATCGCTTTAACCAAAAAATCAACTGTTTTTATTGCTTCTGAAGGAGACGTTCAGCAGTTAATTAATCCTTTTATTCAAGAGTTTTCCCTAGCTTCTGGCCAGTTAAAAACCACTTTACCCATACCAGATAAATTTTTACCAGATCCCAGAGGAAAGAAAGGTGTCCGCAATAACCTAGCTTTTGAAAGTCTCACTATCACACCTGACGAAAATTCCCTATTTACAGCCAGCGAAAATGCTCTAATTCAAGACGGTGAAGCTGCTAAATCTGGATCTGGTACACCTTGCCGTATTTTGCAGTATAACCTGTTAACTAACCAGCCAGAAAAAGAATTCCTATACCCAACAGAACCTGTCACACCTGTATTTAATTTGACAGGCAGGTTTGCTAGTGGACTACCTGATTTACTTGCCCTCGATAATCAAGGACACTTATTGACTATAGAAAGGTCTTTTACTGGCTTGGGATTTGCAATTTTCCTATTTCAAGTTTCCTTAGATAACGCTGATGACATTCACAATATCAATAGTATGGTAGCTGTTGATACACCATTAGTTCAACCAGTCACAAAAAAACTGTTATTAGATTTGCAAACTCTAGATGTAGCTTTAGACAATATTGAAGGCTTAACCCTAGGTGCAAAACTACCAGATGGTGAACCTTCTTTAATACTGATCAGCGATAATAATTTCAACGGACTACAAACCACCCAAATACTAGCCTTTAAACTCAAAATAGCATCCCCATTAACCAAGTTCTGGAACCTGCTGCAAATCCATGGAACTCAATAA